The proteins below are encoded in one region of Pseudomonas ekonensis:
- the moaA gene encoding GTP 3',8-cyclase MoaA has translation MSERVLIDGFNRRVDYLRLSVTDRCDFRCVYCMAEDMQFLPRQRVLTLEEIFQVAQSFVTLGTRKIRLTGGEPLIRPGAVKLCEQIAALPGLRELCLTTNGSQLGKLAAPLFDAGVKRLNVSLDSLDADRFKQLTRTGDLAQVINGIDAARKAGFTRTKLNCVVMQGRNDHEINDLVRFAIDRELDISFIEEMPLGAISEHSRAESFFSSSQVRERIAERYTLIDSAESTQGPSRYWRLAEAPQIRLGFISPHSHNFCGTCNRVRMTVEGRLLLCLGNEHSVDLKAVLRAHPGQPERLEKAIIEAMRLKPYRHNFEVNDDVQVVRFMNMTGG, from the coding sequence ATGTCAGAGCGCGTCTTGATCGATGGTTTCAACCGCCGCGTCGACTACCTGCGTCTGTCGGTCACCGACCGCTGCGACTTCCGCTGCGTGTATTGCATGGCCGAGGACATGCAGTTCCTGCCGCGCCAACGGGTACTGACCCTGGAGGAAATCTTTCAGGTGGCGCAAAGCTTCGTGACGCTGGGCACCCGCAAGATCCGCCTCACCGGCGGCGAACCGTTGATCCGTCCCGGCGCGGTCAAATTGTGCGAGCAGATCGCCGCCCTGCCCGGCCTGCGCGAGCTGTGCCTGACCACCAACGGTTCGCAGCTGGGCAAGCTCGCCGCGCCGCTGTTCGACGCCGGGGTCAAGCGCCTGAACGTCAGCCTCGACAGCCTCGACGCGGACCGCTTCAAGCAGCTGACCCGCACCGGCGACCTGGCCCAGGTGATCAATGGCATCGACGCCGCGCGCAAGGCCGGATTCACCCGCACTAAACTCAACTGCGTGGTGATGCAGGGCCGCAACGACCATGAGATCAACGATCTGGTGCGTTTCGCCATCGACCGGGAACTGGACATTTCCTTCATCGAGGAAATGCCCCTGGGCGCCATCAGCGAACACAGCCGCGCCGAGTCGTTCTTCTCCAGCAGCCAGGTGCGCGAGCGGATCGCCGAACGCTACACCCTGATCGATTCGGCCGAGTCCACCCAGGGCCCGTCGCGCTACTGGCGCCTGGCCGAGGCGCCGCAGATCCGGCTGGGGTTCATCTCGCCCCACAGCCACAACTTCTGCGGCACCTGCAACCGGGTGCGGATGACAGTGGAAGGCCGCCTGCTGCTGTGCCTGGGCAACGAACATTCGGTGGACCTGAAGGCGGTGCTGCGGGCCCACCCGGGGCAACCGGAACGGCTGGAGAAGGCGATCATCGAAGCGATGAGGCTCAAGCCCTACCGCCACAATTTCGAAGTGAACGACGACGTCCAGGTCGTACGCTTCATGAACATGACCGGCGGCTGA
- a CDS encoding bestrophin family protein, giving the protein MIIRPKVNQFAILFTLKGSIAKRIAMRALMVTLLASAIVLVEILHPSNFTKVNATPFTLLGLSLSIFMNFRNNACYDRWYEARKAWGEVIVHIRSVIRETHVIRESAERRSLLRNLCGFAHALNARLRREDEAAASAEWVTPKPDAQVPDYSGRILQQIGQQCSDLHQTGELSEWRYMLLANHLTSLTQAQAVCERIKNTPLPFPYTLLLHRTIYLFCILLPFAMAEPLGWLTPLFTAIVSYTFFGLDAIADELEDPFGRDENDLPTDALVRNIERDILSELGAAQLPPALKPVDYVLS; this is encoded by the coding sequence ATGATCATCCGACCCAAGGTCAACCAGTTCGCCATCCTCTTCACCCTCAAGGGATCGATCGCCAAGCGCATCGCGATGCGCGCACTGATGGTCACGCTGCTGGCGTCGGCCATCGTGCTGGTGGAAATCCTGCACCCGAGCAACTTCACCAAGGTCAACGCCACGCCGTTCACCTTGCTCGGGCTGTCGCTGTCGATCTTCATGAACTTTCGCAACAACGCCTGCTACGACCGCTGGTACGAGGCGCGCAAGGCCTGGGGCGAGGTGATCGTGCACATCCGCTCGGTGATCCGCGAGACCCACGTCATCCGCGAGTCCGCCGAGCGCCGCTCGCTGTTGCGCAACCTCTGCGGCTTCGCCCATGCGCTCAATGCGCGGCTGCGCCGCGAAGACGAAGCGGCGGCCAGCGCCGAGTGGGTCACGCCCAAACCCGATGCGCAGGTACCGGACTACAGCGGGCGGATCCTGCAGCAGATCGGCCAGCAGTGCTCGGACCTGCACCAGACCGGCGAACTGAGCGAGTGGCGCTACATGCTGCTGGCCAACCATTTGACCAGCCTCACCCAGGCCCAGGCGGTGTGCGAGCGGATCAAGAACACCCCGCTGCCCTTCCCCTACACCTTGCTGCTGCACCGCACGATCTACCTGTTCTGCATCCTGCTGCCGTTTGCCATGGCCGAACCGCTGGGCTGGCTGACGCCGCTGTTCACCGCCATCGTCAGCTACACCTTCTTCGGCCTGGACGCCATCGCCGACGAACTGGAAGACCCCTTCGGCCGCGACGAGAACGACCTGCCGACCGATGCGCTGGTGCGCAACATCGAGCGCGACATCCTCTCGGAACTCGGCGCTGCGCAGCTGCCGCCGGCGCTCAAGCCGGTGGACTATGTCCTGAGCTGA
- a CDS encoding molybdopterin molybdotransferase MoeA: protein MSRTPLMPVEEALDQLLAMADGQRLPDSEPVPLDAARGRVLASDLVATLDLPPWPNSAMDGYALNLADLHRQPLAVSQRVYAGLAPDALLPGTCARIFTGAPVPPGADCVEMQENTDVLEDGRVRFLQPLKAGQNIRPQGQENRAGDVLLRAGKRLGPFELGVAAGQGMTHLPVVRRPRVALLSTGDELVEPGQPLRPGSIYNSNRTLLSHWLGELGCEVIDAGILPDRPAQTRLKLEQLQVAADLILTTGGVSAGDADCLGQVLRDDGKPLLWKLAIKPGKPLTVGRFGAVPVIGLPGNPTSALVTFGLLARPYLLRIQGVEAVMPLSVSVAAGFDWPKPGGRREYLRVRLEAGRAVLYPNQSSGVLLGATWADGLAEIPEHTTHRAGDPLRFIPFSELF from the coding sequence ATGAGCCGCACGCCATTGATGCCGGTCGAGGAAGCCCTCGACCAATTGCTGGCGATGGCCGACGGGCAACGGCTGCCGGACAGCGAACCGGTGCCGCTCGACGCAGCCCGGGGGCGGGTGCTGGCCAGCGACCTGGTGGCGACCCTGGACCTGCCGCCGTGGCCGAACAGCGCCATGGACGGTTATGCCTTGAACCTGGCCGACCTGCACCGCCAGCCGCTGGCCGTGTCCCAGCGGGTCTATGCCGGACTGGCGCCGGATGCGCTGCTGCCCGGCACCTGCGCGCGGATCTTCACCGGCGCGCCGGTGCCGCCGGGGGCCGACTGCGTGGAGATGCAGGAAAACACCGACGTGTTGGAGGACGGCCGGGTGCGTTTTCTGCAACCGCTGAAGGCCGGCCAGAACATCCGCCCCCAAGGCCAGGAAAACCGCGCCGGCGATGTGCTGCTGCGCGCCGGCAAGCGTCTGGGGCCGTTCGAGCTGGGCGTGGCGGCCGGGCAAGGCATGACGCACCTGCCGGTGGTGCGCCGCCCGCGGGTGGCGTTGCTGTCCACCGGCGATGAACTGGTCGAGCCCGGCCAGCCGTTGCGCCCCGGCAGCATCTACAACAGCAACCGCACGTTGCTCAGTCACTGGTTGGGTGAACTGGGCTGCGAGGTGATCGACGCCGGCATCCTGCCGGACCGTCCGGCGCAGACCCGGCTCAAGCTGGAGCAGTTGCAGGTGGCCGCGGACCTGATCCTCACCACCGGCGGCGTGTCGGCGGGGGATGCCGATTGCCTCGGCCAGGTGCTGCGCGACGACGGCAAACCGCTGCTGTGGAAGTTGGCGATCAAGCCCGGCAAGCCGCTGACGGTGGGCCGCTTCGGCGCGGTGCCGGTGATCGGCCTGCCGGGCAATCCGACCTCGGCGCTGGTGACGTTCGGCTTGCTGGCGCGGCCTTATCTGCTGCGCATCCAGGGTGTGGAAGCGGTGATGCCGCTGAGCGTCTCGGTGGCCGCCGGCTTCGACTGGCCCAAGCCCGGCGGCCGCCGCGAATACCTGCGGGTGCGGCTGGAGGCGGGACGGGCGGTGCTGTACCCGAACCAGAGCTCCGGCGTGCTGCTGGGCGCGACCTGGGCCGACGGCCTGGCGGAAATCCCCGAACACACGACCCACCGCGCGGGCGACCCGCTGCGCTTCATTCCCTTCAGCGAACTGTTCTGA
- the moaB gene encoding molybdenum cofactor biosynthesis protein B, translating to MSAKSDALFVPLNIAVLTVSDTRDYASDTSGQLLVSRLLEAGHTLSERNLLKDDLYKIRAQVANWIADDGIQVVLITGGTGFTGRDSTPEAVACLLDKQIDGFGELFRAISILDIGTSTVQSRALAGLSNGTLVCCLPGSTGACRTAWEGILAEQLDNRHRPCNFVPHLKPVQACGPRG from the coding sequence GTGAGTGCCAAATCGGATGCCCTGTTCGTTCCCCTGAATATTGCCGTGCTGACGGTCAGCGATACCCGCGACTACGCCAGCGACACGTCCGGCCAGTTGCTGGTCAGCCGCCTGCTGGAGGCCGGCCACACCCTCAGCGAGCGCAACCTGCTCAAGGATGACCTGTACAAGATCCGCGCCCAGGTGGCGAACTGGATCGCCGACGACGGCATCCAGGTGGTGCTGATCACCGGCGGCACCGGGTTCACCGGCCGCGACAGCACGCCCGAGGCGGTGGCCTGTCTGCTGGACAAACAGATCGACGGCTTCGGCGAGCTGTTCCGCGCCATCTCGATTCTCGACATCGGCACCTCCACCGTGCAGAGCCGTGCGTTGGCCGGGCTGTCCAACGGCACCCTGGTGTGCTGCCTGCCGGGCTCGACCGGTGCCTGCCGCACCGCGTGGGAAGGCATCCTGGCCGAGCAGTTGGACAACCGTCACCGCCCGTGCAATTTCGTCCCCCACCTCAAACCGGTGCAAGCCTGCGGGCCGCGCGGATGA
- a CDS encoding LysR family transcriptional regulator, with translation MDIKQLKFLIALDETRHFGQAAARCHITQPTLSMRLRNLEDELDLVLVNRGQRFEGFTQAGERVLAWARTLLAAHDGLFAEAAACRGQLVGSLRLGLVPLSNFNPVNYIQGLSGTFPELKYSLSSMSSDEIIENLGNNQLDLGVCYLDHVNPNYFEFFEIGETRVGLLYDTRHFHFDGPEMSWEDAAELPLGMITTGMHYRKSIDLSFRSRGLNPQPIMESDSTYQLLQAIHQGFCCSIMPLDSGLEEPIEHLAFINLPDASVLAPLGLVMRKTEPRSAIAEKCFAEARKMFGIQTPGV, from the coding sequence ATGGACATCAAACAACTCAAGTTCCTGATCGCGCTGGACGAGACCCGCCACTTCGGCCAGGCCGCCGCCCGCTGCCACATCACCCAGCCGACCCTGTCGATGCGCCTGCGCAACCTGGAGGACGAACTGGACCTGGTGCTGGTCAATCGCGGCCAGCGCTTCGAAGGCTTCACCCAGGCCGGCGAACGGGTGTTGGCCTGGGCCCGCACGCTGCTGGCCGCCCACGACGGGCTGTTCGCCGAGGCCGCCGCATGCCGGGGGCAACTGGTGGGCAGCCTGCGCCTGGGCCTGGTGCCGCTGAGCAACTTCAATCCGGTCAATTACATCCAGGGCCTGTCGGGGACGTTCCCGGAGCTGAAGTACAGCCTGTCGTCGATGAGCTCGGACGAGATCATCGAGAACCTGGGCAACAACCAGCTGGACCTGGGGGTGTGCTACCTGGACCACGTCAACCCGAACTATTTCGAGTTCTTCGAGATCGGCGAGACCCGCGTCGGCCTGCTCTACGACACCCGTCACTTCCACTTCGACGGCCCGGAGATGAGCTGGGAAGACGCCGCCGAACTGCCGCTGGGGATGATCACCACCGGCATGCACTACCGCAAGTCCATCGACCTGAGCTTCCGCAGCCGCGGGCTCAACCCGCAGCCGATCATGGAAAGCGACTCGACCTATCAGTTGCTGCAGGCGATCCACCAGGGCTTCTGCTGCTCGATCATGCCGCTGGACAGCGGGCTGGAAGAGCCCATCGAACACCTGGCCTTCATCAACCTGCCGGACGCCAGCGTGTTGGCCCCGCTGGGGCTGGTGATGCGCAAGACCGAGCCGCGCTCGGCCATCGCCGAGAAGTGCTTCGCCGAGGCGCGCAAGATGTTCGGGATTCAAACGCCCGGGGTTTGA
- the fdhD gene encoding formate dehydrogenase accessory sulfurtransferase FdhD, which yields MVCPIEPTANDSATDAPAPVAYREYLPDAPLSHAALAAEIALAITYNGLNQAVMMVSPGDIEDFIRGFSLSNAIIDSPDEIYDIRLSRFDQACQADVQISSRAFWALKDHRRQMAGTSGCGLCGVEALEQALPQLEILPPAPLPPAAHLAGIRQRIEQAQPMARSSGALHAALYFGADGEPLLCREDIGRHNALDKLIGAMRFAGLDPRQGFVAVTSRCSLELIHKAVRARLGTLVSLSAPTALTVRWARRHRLNLIHIPHRSAPRIYSPIQEQPE from the coding sequence ATGGTGTGCCCGATTGAACCGACCGCAAACGACAGCGCCACCGACGCCCCGGCGCCGGTGGCCTACCGCGAATACCTCCCCGATGCCCCGTTGTCCCACGCCGCCCTGGCGGCGGAAATCGCCCTGGCCATCACCTACAACGGCCTGAACCAGGCGGTGATGATGGTCTCGCCGGGCGACATCGAGGACTTCATCCGCGGCTTCAGCCTGAGCAACGCGATCATCGACAGCCCCGACGAAATCTACGACATCCGCCTGAGCCGTTTCGACCAGGCCTGCCAGGCCGACGTGCAGATCTCCAGCCGCGCGTTCTGGGCGCTCAAAGATCACCGTCGGCAGATGGCCGGCACCAGCGGCTGCGGCCTGTGCGGCGTCGAGGCGCTGGAGCAGGCGTTGCCGCAGCTGGAGATCCTGCCGCCGGCCCCGCTGCCGCCGGCGGCGCACCTGGCCGGCATCCGCCAGCGCATCGAACAGGCCCAGCCCATGGCCCGCAGCAGCGGCGCCCTGCACGCGGCGCTGTACTTCGGCGCCGACGGCGAGCCGTTGCTGTGCCGCGAAGACATCGGCCGCCACAACGCCCTCGACAAGCTGATCGGCGCGATGCGCTTCGCCGGCCTCGACCCTCGCCAGGGTTTCGTCGCGGTCACCAGCCGTTGCAGCCTGGAGCTGATCCACAAGGCCGTGCGCGCCCGCCTCGGCACGCTGGTCAGCCTCTCGGCCCCCACCGCGCTGACCGTGCGCTGGGCGCGTCGGCACCGGCTCAACCTGATCCACATCCCCCACCGCAGCGCCCCGAGAATCTACAGCCCGATCCAGGAGCAACCCGAATGA
- the moaC gene encoding cyclic pyranopterin monophosphate synthase MoaC, protein MSDTLTHLDDQGRANMVDVSDKAPTRREATAQAWVHMRPETLRMIQANGHPKGDVFAVARIAGIQAAKRTHELIPLCHALLLSSIHVELKACEPDRVQVIATCRLTGQTGVELEALTAASVAALTIYDMCKAVDRAMVIGDIRLLSKQGGRSGHFQWENPQ, encoded by the coding sequence ATGAGCGACACCCTCACCCACCTCGACGACCAGGGCCGGGCCAACATGGTCGATGTCAGCGACAAGGCACCGACCCGCCGCGAAGCCACCGCCCAGGCCTGGGTGCACATGCGTCCCGAGACCCTGCGGATGATCCAGGCCAACGGCCACCCCAAGGGCGACGTGTTCGCCGTGGCGCGGATCGCCGGGATCCAGGCGGCCAAGCGCACCCACGAGCTGATCCCGCTGTGCCATGCGCTGCTGCTCAGTTCCATTCACGTCGAGCTCAAGGCCTGCGAGCCGGACCGGGTGCAGGTCATCGCCACCTGCCGCCTCACCGGCCAGACCGGCGTCGAGCTCGAAGCGCTGACCGCCGCCAGCGTCGCCGCCCTGACGATCTACGACATGTGCAAGGCGGTGGACCGGGCGATGGTCATCGGTGACATCCGCCTTTTGAGCAAACAGGGCGGCCGCTCCGGCCACTTTCAATGGGAGAACCCGCAATGA
- a CDS encoding MoaD/ThiS family protein → MILINYFASYRDRLNLGGEKIPATDALACVEDVRQMLMARGEAWREVLGAGNLMCAVNQELCQTDQAIEDFDEIAFFPPVTGG, encoded by the coding sequence ATGATCCTGATCAACTACTTCGCCAGCTACCGCGACCGCCTCAACCTGGGCGGCGAAAAGATCCCCGCCACCGACGCCTTGGCCTGCGTCGAGGACGTGCGGCAAATGCTCATGGCCCGCGGCGAGGCGTGGCGTGAGGTGCTCGGCGCCGGCAACCTGATGTGCGCGGTGAACCAGGAGCTGTGCCAGACCGACCAGGCGATCGAGGACTTCGACGAGATCGCGTTCTTTCCGCCGGTCACGGGGGGTTGA